The genomic stretch tcNctggaagaaacctcacttccagcaatttcacatgaccaaacatgcaatgaagggcatggtgcgtaagtccgaagtcaggcctcaaccaaaactgatctatgcacctaagaggcccagagtctttgctagcattccttatgattatcaaacgtataatggctacattgcacctaggcctggagtaatgggtccaaggtataaatggatgcctaaacttactaaccaaccaggacccaaagtttgggtacctaaatctNNNNNNNNNNNNNNNNNNNNNNNNNNNNNNNNNNNNNNNNNNNNNNNNNNNNNNNNNNNNNNNNNNNNNNNNNNNNNNNNNNNNNNNNNNNNNNNNNNNNNNNNNNNNNNNNNNNNNNNNNNNNNNNNNNNNNNNNNNNNNNNNNNNNNNNNNNNNNNNNNNNNNNNNNNNNNNNNNNNNNNNNNNNNNNNNNNNNNNNNNNNNNNNNNNNNNNNNNNNNNNNNNNNNNNNNNNNNNNNNNNNNNNNNNNNNNNNNNNNNNNNNNNNNNNNNNNNNNNNNNNNNNNNNNNNNNNGGTTTGGGACCTTgttgagttgcctaatggggccaaggccattggctgtaaatgggtctataagactaaaaaggactcaTTAGGCAACATCGAGCGATACAAGGCTAGGCTCGTTGCTAAAGGATTCAATCCaaaagaaggaatcgattacacAGAGACcttttctcctgtatcaaagaaagattcacttcgcataatcttggctttggttgcacatttcaatcttgaattgcaacaaatAGATGTGAAAACGACATtccttaatggtgatctagaagaggtggtttatatgaaacaacatgaaggattctcttctagtgaaggcaatcatttggtttgcaagctcaaaaagtccatttatggattaaaacaagcctcccgccaatggtatatcaagtttgacggagtcatttcatcatatggttttgttgaaagtatCCTAGACCATTGTATATACTAGAAgacaagtgggagtaaaatttgttttcttgttttatatgtggatgatatcttGCTTGCATCAAATGATAAGGGAATGCTGCACGAGGTtaaacaattcctttctaagaactttgatatgaaagatatgggtgaggcatcttatgtcattggcataaagatccatAGGGATAGATCCCGGGGCATTCTGGGACTATCGCAGGAAACCTATatcaacaaagtcttagaaagatttcGGATGAAGGATTGTTCACCGAGTCCAGCTCTTATTGTGAGAGGTGATAAATTCAGTTTGGACCAGtgtccaaagaatgattttgaaagagaatccaTGAAGAATATTCCCTATGCTTCGGTTGTCGGTTGTCTCGGGTATATTCAAGTCTGTACTAGGCCGGACATCGCCTTTGCTGTTGGAATGCTGGGACGATATCAAAGTGATCTGGGTttagaccactggagagctgCAAAGAAGGTTTTGAGGTATCTCAAAGGTACCAAGGATTATAAGCTTGTGTTCAGGAAGATGAACACTTTGGACATTGTTGGGTACTTTGActcggactttgccggttgcatTGATTCTCGGAAATCAACTTCGGGAAACATTTTCATTATGGCCGGTGGAGCTAtttcatggagaagtgttaaacaaactctTGTCACCACTTCAACtatggaagccgagttcgtttcttgttttgaggctacatctcaaggtgtatggcttaagaatttcatttcagggcttagaattatggattctatttctaagccgttaaaggtttattgtgacaactcagctgcggttttcctggctaagaacaataagagtgggagtcgaagcaaACATATCGACACCAAGTACTTAGCCATAAGGGAACGTGTTAAGGATAAGAAAGTGGTCATTGAGCACATAAGCACTGAGTTGATGATTGCTGATCCCCTAACTAAAGGCATGCCACCATTCAAGTTTAgggattttgttgagaaaatgggaCTTGCGCCCACTTTGTAAAGTTTGTATACATACAGTTATTGTtatatgaaattcttaaagCATTCAGATATTTTCTCGTTATTGTATTGTGCAcacattttgttgagaaaatatatttttggacCTGGATtaaacataaggtttatccattaagttttggTTACCACAAGAAATGCTTAGAGAACAAGTTACATTGTGATTATAGTAGATGCTACTCACTATAAGAGGACGTATCTCTATAgttcatgttttttgttttctttgagtttgtaattgcaccaagtgggagaatgtaacattttcaTTAAGTTGTGGTGCAATTGATGGCCTTCAATAGCCATAATATGGTATATTAAAATCAGATATTGTAACGGTTGTTGTTACAACCGTTACAAAagcctatattgatggttcAATAGGCTATATAAGAAGGGGTCCCCCACTGCTCAGGTTACTACTTGATACACCATCTAAATTGAACCTGAGACAAGTGGGAGCCATTCTACCAGACACTTGGCAAGAATACTGACACTATCAACACATACAACAGCATCAAGCAAAGGCAATTCTAAagacaactatggctggaggttagtctTATATTGTTAATGCTTACATACACATCtgtaaaacatttaaaaaatcaagaaaaaatagaaaatcagAAAATACACACATTCGAAAatctgaagaaaaaaaattaccaaaaattcacATTGTCTGAGTCTGCCTTTGTAAATATCGAAGGTGCCAATTCCCACTTGTTGctcaagagagagagaaaaaaaagtgCCAATTCCCACTTGTTGctcaagagagagagaaaaaaaaatgccaatTCCCACTTGTTGctcaagagagagagaaaaaaaaaagacgatgTATTCTGAATTCCTGATGATTCAAAAACTTTCGAAATACTTGAAAGATAAACCTTCTAACATAACACAATAAAACTGAAGAACTGAaagaaattagttcaaattaTAAAGTCTTGAAAAATGTATACATagcaaaattaaataaaaagacataatatagtactcaaaaaataaaaataaaaagacatagggagtgtttggtaaatggctgttagctgatagttaatAGCTGTTTGTGTTAGGAAGAAGTTTCCTCACAGTGATCTGattttctcatttctttttttttttgaagatagaTTTTTTCATTTCTAAGGATAGTGACATTGTGCAGTTGTATTGCAGGGAAATGCAGGCATATTGTGAGAACAAGCATATGCAGTGTGGGAGTATTACAGATCAAAGCAAAGCAATACTAGTTATACTCACAATCAAACACAAGACATTTACCAGTCGCAAATAATACATAAATCAcaagttttcttaaaataaattgtGCTAGTAAACAATTGAACCAGAATACTAGAATAGCATCTTGATTTTAACCCCACCATGTTTATACCTTGCAGTAtgaagtgtaaaaaaaaaaaaaaaaaccccttcATTATTTCAACATACTCAATCAaaacccccaattttatttaaaaacctGAATTTGATCCTCCCAAGGAATCATATTTTTAAGAATAACCAaaacattaatatatactatGTGTGTGTTTGCACGAGTACAATCTGTCTATTGATTTACAAGTGCAAGAAATACGAAAGCGGAGCTCTGTATAAGAGGGCTCCATTGGATGATTAGGTTGTTCGTATTCATACATAAACCAATCAGTTCTCCGAGCATTCGTCGGAGAACCCCTAAGGTAGAAACGAAGCATTTGCGCGTCCCAACCACGGCTTTCCCCAAACTCCGATCCACAACAACCCTATCGGGAAACTACTCTCATGGCTAAGGCGTAGGGTTTCAATGCAGAGAAGTAGAGAGGATAGAGATTACCTCAGAGAATGGAGAGCATCAGTTGCTGCGAggaggaaaaatgagagaaacACTGCTACGCAGAAGATCCAAGGGCAAATGAGAGAAATTTGCAATAGGGTCAAGTAGAAATGGCATGCCCCTTAATTTAGTAGGGGTAATCCTatctataataaagcaaaatcctttggtgaaatttttttgCTCCAATTCCCGTCTACCCAATACGCCGCCGTTTTGGAAAAAAACTTTTGGGATGCCTgtattaattatcaaatttattttaaatggcTGAATTGAAAAAAAGTCTGTTCGAAATACGAATAAACATCTTTGGGAAACGAAATATTTGTATTAAACATCATGTCTATGCAACATctgaattagaattatttttacatttaatgcTCAATGGTAGGCATCTATTGTGTTCACATTTACTACAAGAAACAAAGCATAATTGCAAGTTTCAATAACTATATGCATTGAATTACAAATGAATTTTACAAATTCCAAAACTaacattaatttaaattaatagagatctttaaaattcaaaataaatatttgcaccAACCTATACATTACTTCAACACTATAAATAAGAAGGCAGTATCACACCCGATACTACCAAAATCGTTCCTGCTGGCAGAGTAGTCAGTTTGTCATATTGGAGAGCAATATGACCTCTTTGAGGCTGCAATAGAACGACAAAGTAGAAGCTCCATCGAGACTGCAACTGAAGAATGGAGTGTCATTTTCAGCTATAATAGCAGGTAAGTCTTCCTTCTCTAATTTTGGTGGAATAGTGAATGAATGCATAAACACACATTGTGCACCAACtgtttgtataaaataaaattttgcagAAACAGCCATTCCAATATAAAGTGGCAGAGCAAGCAAATTATTATGGTATAATAAATACAGCTTTTTTAACCCAAGGAAAAGAATAAACAGGTCCATCCCATTCTAACCACATGAATGGGGCAAGCAATAGTATGGACACACATGCTCAAAATGTAATATAGAAACCCTTTTTAGAATTTCAACAGCATACCAAGCATGGCATTGACATTTGAGATGAGTATATTATGATCACAATAGCAAGAAAAACTCTTGCTATTATTAAGCAGGTCATCTATGGTCATATTACTAGGAAAGCATTCACAGCAGTAAAACATATTGCAGTACAAAAGGTTCAGTTGCAAGCAATCAAGTTGAAATTTGATAGAGCAGTACAAACAGTCATGAAGAGTATTTAATGGATCTGTTATCATTGGCTGCTCGAGGAAAACGGAAATAGATTCAAATAAAGGTACagtgataattttttttgctaCCTTAAGAATACATAAACCAATATAGAGATTCAGAATAAAAACAGTAGAGAAGTAAATCTTAAACTTCAGTTTgcattcaaatttattatttaatccaAACTTACAGGCAAATATCATGGTAATCTCAACGAAAAAAATGTTGTTGCTAAAGTCCATGATTCTGCAAAAGTGTGTGTATCTATGCACGAAggaaattaacaaaaaatcaTCATTATATACCTGCAAAGCAATCAAAAGATCATCTTCTATTTGGATGATCTTATATTGGCTTTTGGCATGAACTCAAATTGgctattaaatattttcatatatatgtatactgaAAAGGTAANtttttttttttgaagatagaTTTTTTCATTTCTAAGGATAGTGACATTGTGCAGTTGTATTGCAGGGAAATGCAGGCATATTGTGAGAACAAGCATATGCAGTGTGGGAGTATTACAGATCAAAGCAAAGCAATACTAGTTATACTCACAATCAAACACAAGACATTTACCAGTCGCAAATAATACATAAATCAcaagttttcttaaaataaattgtGCTAGTAAACAATTGAACCAGAATACTAGAATAGCATCTTGATTTTAACCCCACCATGTTTATACCTTGCAGTAtgaagtgtaaaaaaaaaaaaaaaaaccccttcATTATTTCAACATACTCAATCAaaacccccaattttatttaaaaacctGAATTTGATCCTCCCAAGGAATCATATTTTTAAGAATAACCAaaacattaatatatactatGTGTGTGTTTGCACGAGTACAATCTGTCTATTGATTTACAAGTGCAAGAAATACGAAAGCGGAGCTCTGTATAAGAGGGCTCCATTGGATGATTAGGTTGTTCGTATTCATACATAAACCAATCAGTTCTCCGAGCATTCGTCGGAGAACCCCTAAGGTAGAAACGAAGCATTTGCGCGTCCCAACCACGGCTTTCCCCAAACTCCGATCCACAACAACCCTATCGGGAAACTACTCTCATGGCTAAGGCGTAGGGTTTCAATGCAGAGAAGTAGAGAGGATAGAGATTACCTCAGAGAATGGAGAGCATCAGTTGCTGCGAggaggaaaaatgagagaaacACTGCTACGCAGAAGATCCAAGGGCAAATGAGAGAAATTTGCAATAGGGTCAAGTAGAAATGGCATGCCCCTTAATTTAGTAGGGGTAATCCTatctataataaagcaaaatcctttggtgaaatttttttgCTCCAATTCCCGTCTACCCAATACGCCGCCGTTTTGGAAAAAAACTTTTGGGATGCCTgtattaattatcaaatttattttaaatggcTGAATTGAAAAAAAGTCTGTTCGAAATACGAATAAACATCTTTGGGAAACGAAATATTTGTATTAAACATCATGTCTATGCAACATctgaattagaattatttttacatttaatgcTCAATGGTAGGCATCTATTGTGTTCACATTTACTACAAGAAACAAAGCATAATTGCAAGTTTCAATAACTATATGCATTGAATTACAAATGAATTTTACAAATTCCAAAACTaacattaatttaaattaatagagatctttaaaattcaaaataaatatttgcaccAACCTATACATTACTTCAACACTATAAATAAGAAGGCAGTATCACACCCGATACTACCAAAATCGTTCCTGCTGGCAGAGTAGTCAGTTTGTCATATTGGAGAGCAATATGACCTCTTTGAGGCTGCAATAGAACGACAAAGTAGAAGCTCCATCGAGACTGCAACTGAAGAATGGAGTGTCATTTTCAGCTATAATAGCAGGTAAGTCTTCCTTCTCTAATTTTGGTGGAATAGTGAATGAATGCATAAACACACATTGTGCACCAACtgtttgtataaaataaaattttgcagAAACAGCCATTCCAATATAAAGTGGCAGAGCAAGCAAATTATTATGGTATAATAAATACAGCTTTTTTAACCCAAGGAAAAGAATAAACAGGTCCATCCCATTCTAACCACATGAATGGGGCAAGCAATAGTATGGACACACATGCTCAAAATGTAATATAGAAACCCTTTTTAGAATTTCAACAGCATACCAAGCATGGCATTGACATTTGAGATGAGTATATTATGATCACAATAGCAAGAAAAACTCTTGCTATTATTAAGCAGGTCATCTATGGTCATATTACTAGGAAAGCATTCACAGCAGTAAAACATATTGCAGTACAAAAGGTTCAGTTGCAAGCAATCAAGTTGAAATTTGATAGAGCAGTACAAACAGTCATGAAGAGTATTTAATGGATCTGTTATCATTGGCTGCTCGAGGAAAACGGAAATAGATTCAAATAAAGGTACagtgataattttttttgctaCCTTAAGAATACATAAACCAATATAGAGATTCAGAATAAAAACAGTAGAGAAGTAAATCTTAAACTTCAGTTTgcattcaaatttattatttaatccaAACTTACAGGCAAATATCATGGTAATCTCAACGAAAAAAATGTTGTTGCTAAAGTCCATGATTCTGCAAAAGTGTGTGTATCTATGCACGAAggaaattaacaaaaaatcaTCATTATATACCTGCAAAGCAATCAAAAGATCATCTTCTATTTGGATGATCTTATATTGGCTTTTGGCATGAACTCAAATTGgctattaaatattttcatatatatgtatactgaAAAGgtaaactcaaaataaaaagcTATAGAATTAATTCACCTTATAGATAGGGTGGTGTAAAGGGCAAACAAGAAGATAATCAATGCCTAAGAGTGATCAATGCATGTTATGTCTCAACTAATTTTTGCAAGTAGTACTTCCAATGGAGCAGATTTCattgtaaaagtaatatttaacaAATGTGTGCataggttttcaaaaaaaaaaatcaaatgtgtGCATAGTATTTCCTAATGtaattttatgttatgaattgtgtatacatattttttttattcttattctgTTGGTAGGAATAAGCTTAATTttccaaattaatttaataaattatttatgtaaaaaatttcaaatatgtATTCAGGCAGacgaaagaagaaaattttatacATAAATCAGCAAGCAGAGAATCCAAATTGCGAAATGGAAAGAAATAGATTTCATGAAACAGATTTCATATTCTGTATCAAATAGTCTACACAGTTAATTACTATTACCAAACCCTAACAAAGAAAGCAATCACTCAGTGGCACAGATCATTCaaatataagataaaattgCATTTGAATCACTAGCATGAACCTATTAATTTCTGACATTGGAAAAGAAATTTGTTAAACTAGAAGAAGAATAGACAGATGAAACGAAAATTGAAAGGTGAAACCCAAACCGTATTTCTAATTCGTACAAGAATTTTGGACTAATAAAAACACTTACTTTACGATGAAGCGGTTCAAACACACCACATGTTCGATGGATTGCCTCACAGGTATCCTGAGAGATCGGCTTCGAACTCGGAAGGGCCGCACGTAGATAGCCGTAGGCGCCTATGGAGGGGAATCGGTTCCGGACAGGCTGCGAGATAGAGAGAGACGATAAGAGCGCGGAGTCAAAGATTCGTAGCTGCCGATGGAGGAGAAGCGGAGCCGCCGAGGCTGTGAGACAGAGAGTCGATGATAGAAGTGCGAGGCTGAGAGAGACGGGGTTGGGCGGCACAGAAGATGGGTTGGGGACTGGGGTAGTTTGTTCTGGGTgtgtaatatttgtataaaattttgttttaaaaaatagtataaaaattattattttacatttaattgGGAGTAACAAttatttagtaatataatatgtgtttaatatatatatagaaataattaaatatgatatttaaactttataatttgtgattttatatttgtagtattgttatggtgttttgtttgtatatttttatatgaatttattattatataatattattttaattaaattttttattataggtattattttaattaaatatatatgctaataattattcatatcaaatcaacataattattcaatgtaaaattttcaaatctcATGTGATAATGTGATATCTTTCCTTTTTTAGTATTAATGACTCTGTTACGATGcattatttgtttataactaTATCATGCATGTGGTATTTCTAATAACATTATAATACTCTGTATATGCTAATAGTATGTTTTGATATTCAATAAAACAACCAATTTAGTATTTCTAAAGAGTTATACATTTTAGAATGAGTTTTCAAGagtaatatttgattttatcattttaaaaacattatcaacaataaaattacttaaattTTATGCCGTGCATCGCACAGGGCAAATACTAGTAATATTTATCCAGTAAAAATTGGGAGTGCATCAAGTATGTTTGTTTTATAGATTGACTGTTTGGACAAATAAGTTATCTTAAAAATCTATGGTGTTGTTTGGCGAATAGCGGTTAGCGTtaacggattgtattagcggttagAAAATAACGGATTAGGTTAGCATGTTTGACTAGcggattattaaaaaaaatataatgttaaaaaaaaatttaaaaaaaaaacaaagggggAAGGGGGAGGGTGCTCccttttgtaattttgtttcctcacttaggccttctccaatagttaAGAATTTGGTATAGTTTTTGAtgagattttgtaagtgtgattagaaaagagaaaataggggtagaggaaaaaaaaagaaaaggaaaaataaaacaaaactaaaaaacaaaaaaaaaacaaaaatttacgCCCAGGCGCAGTTATTATGGAATCAGGTGGGCCCCACTGGGACtgacaaaattttgatattgcACGAGAAAAAtgctctttatttttcatcttccCATTTGTATAAACAATACACATGTCAGTTTCTTTCCTTAAACTTTGTGTCCAATATGGCTATTGGGAATGACCTTATCAGATAAGTGGGGAATgaagccttgaggctcctataaaTAGTTTGCCCATCGCCCCACTTGGTGGGCAAACTgtaagttaattattttgtattattattatattatacgtTAAGgacgttttggggaaaaaatcTTTACCCAAAACGCCATTTGCAACCGCTGCAATATGAGCGTTTGTGAAATCGGGGGTTTGAAGCAAACTACTGCTCCAAACCACAACTTAACCAAACAACTTTTTCAGTTTTTTGGCCttggtcaaaacgctgaaaatgGTGGGTTCgtcaaaattttaacaaatttgccatttaccaaacatactTTATGTTACTAAACACTCAAATTAGCTGATTGATTAAGTCAAACAGTCAATAATAGTCAAATTACCAATTTTAACTGATAGGCTGagttaccaaacacccccataatATACTTTACTAAATCAGCGAATTATAAAtcaaaactaaataatatatatatatatacacacacacacttctaTTTAAATGTGgttgccttcccgtgcggtcgtgcggtttacaccactcaatgtgaaaaaatgcaccactcaatgttatgaaaTGCACCACAttgaaaatgcatttcttaatatgaaatgcaccactcaatgtatttgtgtggtgcatttcttaatattgaatggtgcatttcttaacattgagttgtgtaaaccgcacggccgcacggaaaggcgcgaccacacctgaacatgaccctatatatatatatatatatatatatatatatatatatatatatatattctcatatTATTATACAACCCACATAAttgactttatttttgttttaaaaacacTCATGTTTTTTACTAGAGTATATGTTTCAGAATTCTATTTTGTGATTAtccatttgaaatggtaacaaTGTGTTATCACACTACATAGCAGTTGACAACTgactttatttttagtatatcaaatacaatttacctttttagtaacaattttttcttattagtatagttagtatataattatagaatattCAATCATGTATACTTGATACAAATAGCATTGTGTAtccaacaacaaataatatacattatatatacctaatatGGAATATTTTTGTTATCATTATCCATCAACATGATAGACAATCAACGAGataatatggagtattattttaaaatggtttcgattcaaaaaattaaactcaaagtcaaaagaaattataatataaaaggtgtagtattaatttttttttgtgaatggGAGGGATCGGAGGTCCCGATGGTTAATGGTGTCTACTTGAGGCAACCCACTGGGCATCGCGGAGCAACAAATCTCTTATCTCCTCCGGAGGTTGGGCCAAAATGGTTTTGCCATGGGGAGACACTTGACCCAGGTTCGCGAGGAAGTCGGCGAATTGGTTGCCCTCACAGAACACGTGAACGATCTTGATAGAATGGAACTATTCCATGAGCCAAGAGCAATCAACTATGAGGGTTGAACCGTGGCTTCCGAGTCTGACTCTGCCACAATGTTCCCAAGCCCATGGTCTCTTGCAATGATTAAACCTTCTCTAAGGTCCCATAATTCAGCTATGAAGCTGTTTGCTTTGCCAATTTTAGTCGTAAATCCAACAGGCCACTGACTTTGATGGTCTCTAATCAGACCTCTCGCACTTGCCATCCACGTACTGGACTTCATTGCACCATCGGAGGGAGGGGATGAGAGTCTCCAGCTTTCTGTCGCAGCGTCACAACGTTTGAAGAGATGATCCACCGTTTCGTCTTCCACACCGCATATTGGACAAGTGGCCAACTCTGTGAGCCCGCGTCTTCTCCGTTCAGCATTGACTAAGAGCCCATTCTTTGTAATTTTCCATAGGaaattttttatcttttcagTGCAGTTGGCTTGCCAAATCCAGTTGTGAAAATCATCTTTGTTATCAACactgaaataaaagaaaaagccAAGGTGGCCGAGACCGTACCTGAGTTAGAGTAAGGCCATGTGATGTCATCTTTTAGAGCACCGGCCACCGGAATTGGCACTGCTCGGATTTCGTCAACTATGGTGACCAGGAGGTGGGCTTCCAGAGGGATATCCTAACTTTGTTGCTCTGTAATCAAATCTTTGACCTTGAGATCCTCTCTATTTTTTGGGAT from Ipomoea triloba cultivar NCNSP0323 chromosome 12, ASM357664v1 encodes the following:
- the LOC115999515 gene encoding secreted RxLR effector protein 161-like — translated: MKEEMNSMRSNEVWDLVELPNGAKAIGCNIERYKARLVAKGFNPKEGIDYTETFSPIHRDRSRGILGLSQETYINKVLERFRMKDCSPSPALIVRGDKFSLDQCPKNDFERESMKNIPYASVVGCLGYIQVCTRPDIAFAVGMLGRYQSDLGLDHWRAAKKVLRYLKGTKDYKLVFRKMNTLDIVGYFDSDFAGCIDSRKSTSGNIFIMAGGAISWRSVKQTLVTTSTMEAEFRSREDRDYLREWRASVAARRKNERNTATQKIQGQMREICNRVK